One segment of Leptospira bandrabouensis DNA contains the following:
- a CDS encoding helix-turn-helix domain-containing protein, which yields MKNDSNSKLFKSLKKGLNEAIDYSDGNSTSPLKQTLISVPKLPNYKGKDIKSIRTKLHLTQSVFANTLGVSEKTVEAWESGRNTPQGPAQRMLFVLKNNSNPLDILGIKVG from the coding sequence ATGAAAAATGATTCAAATAGTAAATTGTTTAAAAGCCTGAAAAAAGGTTTAAATGAAGCTATAGATTATTCCGACGGAAACTCAACTAGCCCATTAAAACAAACTTTAATTTCTGTTCCTAAACTTCCAAATTATAAAGGAAAAGACATTAAGAGTATTAGAACTAAATTGCATCTCACACAGTCCGTTTTCGCAAATACATTAGGCGTTTCTGAAAAAACTGTCGAAGCTTGGGAATCTGGCAGAAATACTCCTCAAGGACCGGCTCAAAGGATGCTCTTTGTTTTAAAAAACAATTCTAACCCATTGGATATTCTGGGAATAAAAGTTGGTTAG
- a CDS encoding IS91 family transposase translates to MNEFQQVLYNQIEKIQASNLPSHVKKVVSAVSLCRTNAMKGRVYSCPTGHFSVFMRESCNNRSCPTCQSENKRIWNINTKQKVTNSTHYHLVFKLPSFLYPYILTHYKDFIEILFEASSKTIHTLIKYSFDLTPTPAFISVLHTHGDQYQLHPHIHVILNSITLSKKQDKLLFLDEALFKLDNFNSVYNHILKKELINLYKKNPELGIQFKENINNFHNENIFISNKYDSPFPIIDYLSKTIKGNALDLNQVEFLINGSTQIHKKDKTFSFSNDEFVNRYIKHIIPQNIKSIRYSGFYSSASKEKYLIVNSLYNLNLQLEAINNNPDLQFDDVSHKIHKSCPICNQTMILREEVDEFKVPDIVYIKFGKDPPTEDLFTKLVA, encoded by the coding sequence ATGAACGAATTCCAACAAGTTCTATATAACCAAATAGAAAAGATACAAGCTTCCAACTTACCCAGTCATGTTAAGAAGGTTGTTTCTGCTGTGTCTCTTTGTAGAACTAATGCTATGAAGGGAAGAGTCTACTCTTGTCCAACTGGACACTTCTCTGTCTTTATGAGAGAATCCTGTAACAATAGATCATGTCCTACTTGTCAATCAGAGAACAAAAGAATTTGGAACATTAATACAAAACAAAAAGTTACTAACTCTACGCATTATCATTTGGTCTTTAAGTTACCTTCTTTTCTATATCCTTACATTTTAACTCATTACAAAGACTTTATAGAAATACTCTTTGAAGCTTCTTCAAAAACAATTCATACTTTAATTAAGTATTCATTCGATCTTACTCCTACTCCGGCTTTTATTTCTGTTTTACATACGCACGGTGATCAATACCAACTTCACCCTCATATTCATGTTATTCTTAATTCGATTACTCTATCAAAGAAACAGGACAAACTTCTATTTCTTGATGAGGCTTTATTCAAACTAGATAATTTTAATTCTGTATATAATCATATACTCAAAAAAGAATTAATCAATCTTTACAAGAAGAATCCTGAACTCGGAATTCAGTTCAAAGAAAACATTAATAATTTCCATAATGAGAATATCTTCATTTCTAATAAATATGACTCCCCATTTCCAATCATTGACTACCTTTCAAAAACTATAAAAGGAAATGCTCTCGATCTTAATCAGGTTGAATTTTTAATAAATGGTTCCACACAAATTCATAAAAAAGATAAAACTTTCTCTTTTTCTAACGATGAATTCGTAAATCGTTACATCAAACACATCATTCCTCAAAACATTAAATCTATTCGGTATTCTGGATTCTACAGCTCCGCTTCTAAAGAAAAATATCTTATCGTTAACAGCCTATATAACCTTAATCTCCAATTAGAAGCTATTAACAACAATCCTGACCTGCAATTTGATGACGTGTCTCACAAAATACATAAATCTTGTCCTATCTGTAATCAAACTATGATTCTTCGAGAAGAAGTTGACGAATTCAAAGTACCTGACATTGTCTACATCAAATTTGGGAAGGATCCTCCTACTGAAGATCTTTTTACAAAACTTGTTGCTTAG